One window from the genome of Trabulsiella odontotermitis encodes:
- a CDS encoding C40 family peptidase yields MARINKISITLCALLFTSLSFTPLSHASQQARASATQKTQLAKTTEPKKKTTSQKNKSKTTAKKTSKKTTASTSKKKNSASTALSRKTTASAGKRTAATKVTQKCTTTRNGKKKKCISVGDKKPMKLADVHKARVQKAQKTAMNKLMGQIGKPYRWGGTSPRTGFDCSGLVYYAYKDLVNIRIPRTANEMYHLRDARPVNRSELESGDLVFFRTRGRGTADHVGVYLGNGKFIQSPRSGRDIQVTSLSEDYWTRHYVGARRVMTPKTIR; encoded by the coding sequence GTGGCGCGGATAAATAAAATCTCGATCACGCTCTGTGCTTTACTGTTTACATCGCTCTCATTTACACCATTGTCGCATGCGTCTCAGCAGGCGCGCGCCTCGGCGACGCAAAAAACACAACTGGCGAAAACCACTGAACCGAAGAAAAAAACCACCAGCCAGAAAAACAAAAGTAAAACCACCGCAAAGAAAACCAGCAAAAAAACCACCGCGTCCACCAGCAAGAAGAAAAATTCCGCCTCAACCGCCCTTTCACGTAAAACCACCGCTTCCGCTGGCAAACGCACTGCCGCCACGAAAGTGACGCAGAAATGCACCACCACGCGCAACGGTAAGAAAAAGAAATGCATCAGTGTGGGTGATAAAAAGCCCATGAAACTGGCGGATGTACATAAAGCCCGCGTGCAAAAAGCGCAAAAAACGGCAATGAACAAACTGATGGGCCAGATTGGTAAACCGTATCGCTGGGGCGGCACGTCTCCACGCACCGGTTTTGATTGCAGCGGCCTGGTGTATTACGCGTATAAAGATCTGGTCAACATCCGCATTCCGCGCACCGCTAACGAAATGTACCATCTGCGCGATGCCCGCCCGGTAAACCGTAGTGAGCTGGAAAGCGGCGATCTGGTATTTTTCCGCACCCGTGGTCGCGGCACCGCCGATCATGTCGGCGTATACCTTGGTAATGGTAAGTTTATCCAGTCACCGCGCTCCGGTCGTGACATCCAGGTCACCTCGCTGAGTGAAGATTACTGGACTCGCCACTATGTCGGCGCCCGCCGAGTGATGACACCTAAGACGATCCGCTGA
- the sodB gene encoding superoxide dismutase [Fe]: protein MSFELPALPYAKDALAPHISAETLEYHYGKHHQTYVTNLNNLIKGTAFEGKTLEEIVRSSEGGVFNNAAQVWNHTFYWHCLAPNAGGEPTGDVAAAINKAFGSFAEFKAKFTDAAVKNFGSGWTWLVKNADGSLAIVSTSNAGTPLTTNATPLLTVDVWEHAYYIDYRNARPNYLEHFWALVNWGFVAKNLAA from the coding sequence ATGTCGTTCGAATTACCTGCATTACCGTATGCAAAAGACGCCCTGGCGCCGCATATTTCCGCTGAAACGCTGGAATATCATTACGGAAAACACCACCAGACCTACGTCACCAATCTCAACAACCTGATCAAAGGGACGGCGTTTGAAGGCAAAACGCTGGAAGAGATTGTACGTTCCTCTGAAGGTGGCGTGTTCAACAACGCCGCTCAGGTCTGGAACCACACGTTCTACTGGCACTGCCTGGCACCGAACGCGGGCGGCGAACCGACCGGCGACGTCGCTGCCGCCATCAACAAGGCCTTTGGCAGCTTCGCCGAGTTTAAAGCGAAGTTTACCGACGCAGCGGTGAAAAACTTTGGCTCTGGCTGGACCTGGCTTGTTAAAAATGCCGACGGCAGCCTGGCGATTGTCTCCACTTCTAACGCCGGTACGCCGCTGACGACAAACGCGACGCCGTTGCTGACTGTCGATGTGTGGGAACATGCGTATTATATTGACTACCGTAACGCCCGCCCGAATTATCTTGAGCACTTCTGGGCGCTGGTAAACTGGGGATTTGTTGCGAAGAATCTGGCAGCATAA
- a CDS encoding MFS transporter produces MKVNYPLVALAIGAFGIGTTEFSPMGLLPVIAEGVDVSIPAAGMLISAYAVGVMIGAPLMTLLLSHRARRSALIFLMAIFTLGNVLSAIAPDYTTLMLSRIITSLNHGAFFGLGSVVAASVVPKHKQASAVATMFMGLTIANIGGVPAATWLGETIGWRMSFLATAGLGVIAMLGLWFSLPKGSAGARPDVKRELSVLVRPQVLSALLTTVLGAGAMFTLYTYIAPVLHSITNATPLFVTAMLVLIGVGFSIGNYLGGKFADRSVSATLKGFLLLLMAIMLAIPFLAQSQIGAAISMVVWGAATFAVVPPLQMRVMRVASEAPGLSSSVNIGAFNLGNALGAAAGGAVISGGLGYSFVPVMGAIIAALALFVVLFSGTRQTEEVCASN; encoded by the coding sequence ATGAAAGTGAATTATCCATTAGTTGCCCTTGCCATTGGGGCATTTGGCATCGGGACCACCGAATTCTCACCGATGGGCCTGCTGCCCGTCATCGCCGAAGGGGTGGATGTCTCCATCCCCGCCGCTGGCATGCTGATCAGCGCCTACGCTGTCGGTGTGATGATCGGCGCGCCGCTGATGACGCTGCTGCTGTCGCACCGCGCTCGTCGCAGTGCGCTGATATTCCTGATGGCGATTTTTACGCTCGGCAACGTGCTGTCGGCTATCGCCCCGGATTACACCACGCTGATGCTGTCCCGCATTATTACCAGCCTTAACCACGGCGCATTCTTTGGGCTGGGTTCGGTGGTGGCGGCAAGCGTCGTGCCGAAACATAAACAGGCCAGCGCCGTTGCGACCATGTTTATGGGGCTGACCATCGCCAATATCGGTGGTGTGCCGGCGGCAACCTGGCTTGGTGAAACCATCGGCTGGCGTATGTCGTTCCTCGCCACCGCCGGGCTTGGCGTTATCGCCATGCTGGGCCTGTGGTTCTCACTGCCGAAAGGCAGTGCCGGGGCGCGCCCTGACGTGAAGCGCGAGCTTTCCGTGCTGGTTCGTCCGCAGGTGCTGTCTGCGCTACTGACGACGGTGCTGGGCGCAGGGGCGATGTTCACGCTTTATACCTACATCGCACCGGTGCTGCACAGCATTACCAACGCCACGCCGCTGTTCGTGACGGCGATGCTGGTGCTGATTGGCGTGGGCTTCTCCATTGGTAACTACCTCGGTGGTAAGTTTGCTGACCGTTCGGTAAGTGCGACGCTGAAAGGCTTCCTGCTGTTGCTGATGGCGATCATGCTGGCCATTCCGTTCCTTGCTCAGAGCCAGATCGGTGCGGCAATCAGTATGGTGGTCTGGGGTGCGGCAACATTCGCGGTCGTGCCGCCGCTGCAGATGCGTGTGATGCGTGTCGCCAGTGAAGCGCCGGGTCTGTCTTCTTCAGTGAACATCGGTGCGTTTAACCTGGGGAATGCCCTGGGGGCGGCAGCAGGTGGTGCGGTGATTTCAGGCGGTCTGGGCTACAGCTTTGTGCCGGTGATGGGTGCCATCATTGCTGCGCTGGCGCTGTTTGTGGTGCTGTTTAGCGGCACCCGCCAGACTGAAGAAGTGTGTGCCAGTAACTGA
- a CDS encoding YnhF family membrane protein, whose product MSAELKLSLTTTVVTLGLIVITGLIAVLN is encoded by the coding sequence ATGAGTGCCGAATTAAAGCTTTCGTTAACCACCACAGTTGTTACCCTGGGCCTGATCGTCATCACTGGCCTGATCGCCGTCCTGAACTAA
- the purR gene encoding HTH-type transcriptional repressor PurR: MATIKDVAKRANVSTTTVSHVINKTRFVAEETRNAVWAAIKELHYSPSAVARSLKVNHTKSIGLLATSSEAAYFAEIIEAVEKNCFQKGYTLILGNAWNSLEKQQAYLSMMAQKRVDGLLVMCSEYPDSLLSMLEEYRHIPMVVMDWGEARADFTDAVIDNAFEGGYMAGRYLLDRGHREIGVIPGPLERNTGAGRLAGFMKSMQEAQVNIPENWIVQGDFEPESGYRAMQQILSQSPRPTAIFCGGDIMAMGAICAADEMGLRVPQDISIIGYDNVRNARFFSPALTTIHQPKDSLGETAFNMLLDRIVNKREESQSIEVHPRLIERRSVADGPFRDYRR; encoded by the coding sequence ATGGCAACGATTAAAGATGTAGCGAAACGCGCAAACGTTTCCACTACAACCGTATCACACGTAATTAACAAAACCCGTTTCGTCGCTGAAGAGACGCGTAATGCCGTGTGGGCAGCGATCAAAGAGCTGCACTACTCGCCCAGCGCCGTGGCTCGCAGCCTGAAGGTTAACCACACCAAATCCATCGGTCTGCTGGCCACCAGTAGCGAAGCCGCCTACTTTGCGGAAATTATCGAAGCTGTTGAGAAAAACTGCTTCCAGAAAGGCTATACCCTGATCCTGGGTAACGCCTGGAACAGCCTGGAAAAACAGCAGGCATATCTGTCGATGATGGCGCAAAAGCGCGTGGATGGCCTGCTGGTGATGTGTTCTGAATATCCGGACTCGTTACTTTCGATGCTGGAAGAGTACCGCCATATTCCGATGGTAGTCATGGACTGGGGCGAAGCGCGCGCCGATTTTACCGATGCGGTAATTGATAACGCTTTTGAAGGCGGTTATATGGCGGGGCGTTATCTGCTGGATCGCGGTCATCGCGAAATTGGCGTGATCCCGGGGCCACTGGAACGCAACACCGGCGCGGGTCGTCTCGCAGGCTTTATGAAATCCATGCAGGAAGCGCAGGTCAACATCCCGGAAAACTGGATCGTGCAGGGAGATTTTGAACCGGAATCCGGCTATCGCGCCATGCAGCAGATCCTCTCCCAGTCCCCTCGCCCGACAGCAATTTTCTGCGGCGGCGACATCATGGCGATGGGCGCGATTTGCGCCGCTGATGAGATGGGACTGCGTGTGCCGCAGGACATTTCCATTATTGGTTACGATAACGTGCGCAACGCCCGCTTCTTCTCGCCGGCGCTGACCACCATTCACCAGCCGAAAGATTCGCTGGGCGAAACGGCGTTCAATATGTTGCTCGATCGCATCGTCAACAAGCGTGAAGAGTCACAGTCGATTGAAGTGCATCCGCGCCTTATTGAACGCCGCTCCGTGGCGGACGGTCCGTTCCGCGACTACCGTCGTTAA
- the punR gene encoding DNA-binding transcriptional activator PunR, producing MWSEYSLEVVDAVARNGSFSAAAQELHRVPSAVSYTVRQLEEWLAVPLFERRHRDVELTPAGVWFLKEGRSVIKKMQITRQQCQQIANGWRGQLSIAVDIIVRPERTRELIVDFYRHFPDVELIVFEEVFNGVWDALADGRVELAIGATRAIPVGGRYAFRDMGMLSWQCVVAANHPLAKMPGPLSDDTLRNWPSLVREDTSRSLPKRTTWLLDNQKRVVVPDWESSATCLSAGLCVGMVPAHFARPWTDRGDWVALELENPFPDAACCLTWQQQDVSPALAWLLEYLGDSETLNREWLRVPE from the coding sequence ATGTGGTCGGAATATTCTCTCGAAGTCGTTGACGCGGTGGCAAGAAATGGCAGTTTCAGCGCGGCGGCGCAGGAGCTACACCGGGTGCCATCGGCGGTGAGCTATACCGTACGCCAGCTGGAAGAGTGGCTGGCAGTGCCGCTGTTTGAGCGCCGTCACCGCGACGTCGAACTGACGCCTGCTGGTGTCTGGTTTCTCAAAGAAGGGCGGTCTGTTATCAAAAAAATGCAGATCACCCGTCAACAGTGTCAGCAGATCGCCAATGGCTGGCGCGGGCAGTTGTCCATTGCCGTCGATATTATTGTCAGACCGGAACGGACCCGGGAGCTGATCGTTGATTTTTACCGCCATTTCCCGGACGTCGAACTGATCGTCTTCGAGGAAGTGTTTAACGGCGTTTGGGATGCGCTTGCCGACGGGCGTGTTGAACTCGCCATTGGCGCCACGCGGGCGATCCCGGTCGGCGGACGCTACGCCTTTCGCGATATGGGCATGCTGAGCTGGCAATGTGTGGTGGCGGCGAATCATCCGCTGGCGAAAATGCCGGGGCCGCTCAGCGACGACACGTTGCGCAACTGGCCATCGCTGGTGCGCGAGGATACTTCACGATCACTGCCCAAACGTACCACCTGGTTGCTGGATAACCAGAAACGCGTGGTGGTACCGGACTGGGAATCGTCAGCGACCTGTCTTTCTGCGGGGCTGTGCGTCGGCATGGTTCCCGCCCATTTTGCGCGTCCGTGGACAGACCGCGGCGACTGGGTGGCACTGGAACTGGAAAATCCGTTTCCGGATGCGGCCTGTTGCCTGACGTGGCAACAGCAGGATGTATCACCGGCGCTGGCGTGGTTGCTGGAGTATCTGGGTGACAGCGAAACGCTGAACCGGGAGTGGCTGCGGGTGCCGGAATAA
- the punC gene encoding purine nucleoside transporter PunC translates to MQPGKLFLAWLAGLSVLGFLATDMYLPAFAAIQSDLQTPASTVSASLSLFLAGFAVAQLLWGPLSDRYGRKGVLLSGLTIFALGCLGMLWVRDGMLLLVLRFVQAVGVCAATVTWQAMVTDYYPTHRTNRIFATIMPLVALSPALAPLLGSWILVHLEWQAIFAVLFAITLVLMIPALRLKPAPKPQQQSGKSLTFFILLRSRAYCGNVLVYAACSACFFAWLTGSPFLLHEMGYGPGAIGLSYVPQTIAFLIGGYGCRAALQKWEGKQLLPWAMIVFALSTISTWAVGLFAGVTLTALLIPFCIMAMANGMIYPIVVAQALRPFPQATGRAAAMQNTLQLGLCFLASLVVSTFIAAPLLATTSVMLATVVLAAIGYFMQLQASRAAHHTAENYVTEQ, encoded by the coding sequence ATGCAACCTGGAAAATTATTTCTTGCCTGGCTGGCCGGATTGAGCGTGCTCGGCTTTCTGGCAACTGACATGTATCTGCCTGCGTTCGCGGCCATTCAGAGTGACTTACAAACCCCGGCGTCCACGGTCAGCGCCAGCCTGAGCCTGTTTCTGGCGGGCTTCGCAGTGGCGCAACTGTTATGGGGACCGCTTTCCGATCGCTACGGCCGCAAAGGCGTCCTGCTCAGCGGTCTGACGATTTTTGCCCTCGGTTGCCTCGGCATGCTGTGGGTGCGTGATGGCATGTTGCTGCTGGTCCTGCGTTTTGTGCAGGCAGTCGGCGTCTGTGCGGCAACCGTGACCTGGCAGGCGATGGTGACGGATTACTATCCGACGCACCGCACTAACCGTATTTTTGCCACCATTATGCCGCTGGTGGCGCTCTCACCGGCGCTGGCGCCGTTGCTGGGTAGCTGGATCCTGGTGCATCTGGAATGGCAGGCGATTTTCGCCGTACTGTTTGCCATCACGCTGGTGCTGATGATCCCGGCGCTGCGCCTGAAACCGGCGCCAAAACCGCAGCAACAGAGCGGCAAATCGTTGACCTTTTTCATCCTGCTGCGTTCGCGCGCCTATTGCGGTAACGTGCTGGTGTATGCCGCCTGCTCCGCCTGTTTTTTTGCCTGGTTAACCGGTTCGCCGTTCCTGTTGCATGAGATGGGTTACGGCCCTGGCGCTATCGGCCTGAGCTATGTGCCGCAGACGATCGCCTTTCTGATTGGTGGCTACGGGTGCCGCGCCGCGCTGCAAAAATGGGAAGGAAAACAACTGCTGCCGTGGGCGATGATCGTTTTCGCGCTGAGCACCATCTCCACCTGGGCGGTGGGCCTGTTTGCCGGCGTCACGCTGACGGCGCTGCTGATTCCGTTCTGCATTATGGCGATGGCTAACGGCATGATTTACCCGATTGTCGTGGCACAGGCGCTGCGGCCGTTCCCACAGGCGACCGGTCGCGCCGCCGCGATGCAGAACACCTTGCAACTGGGGCTGTGCTTCCTGGCAAGCCTGGTGGTATCGACGTTTATCGCCGCACCACTGCTGGCAACCACCAGCGTGATGCTGGCGACAGTGGTGCTTGCCGCCATCGGCTATTTCATGCAGCTTCAGGCCAGCCGCGCCGCGCATCATACCGCGGAGAATTATGTAACAGAACAGTAA
- the cfa gene encoding cyclopropane fatty acyl phospholipid synthase, with product MSSSCIEEVSVPNDEWYRIASELLSRAGIEVNGSAPSDVQVKNPLFFKRVLQEGSLGLGESYMDGWWDCERLDIFFQKVLRAGLENQLPHHFKDTLRIAGARLFNLQSKKRAWIVGKEHYDLGNDLFSRMLDPLMQYSCAYWKKATTLEEAQQDKLDLICQKLQLKPGMRVLDIGCGWGGLAYYMAKNYGVSVVGVTISAEQQKMAQQRCEGLDVDIRLQDYRDLNDQFDRIVSVGMFEHVGPKNYHTYFEVADRNLKPDGIFLLHTIGSKKTDHNVDPWINKYIFPNGCLPSVRQIADASERHFIMEDWHNFGADYDTTLMAWHERFLASWPEIADNYSDRFKRMFSYYLNACAGAFRARDIHLWQVVFSRGIDHGLRVAR from the coding sequence ATGAGTTCATCGTGTATAGAAGAAGTTAGCGTACCCAATGATGAGTGGTATCGCATAGCCAGTGAGCTGTTGAGTCGTGCAGGCATTGAAGTTAACGGGTCTGCCCCTTCTGATGTGCAGGTCAAAAACCCGCTCTTCTTTAAGCGCGTTCTTCAGGAAGGCTCGCTCGGATTAGGCGAGAGTTATATGGACGGCTGGTGGGATTGCGAGCGTCTGGATATTTTCTTCCAGAAAGTGCTGCGCGCCGGGCTGGAAAATCAACTCCCCCATCATTTCAAAGATACGCTGCGTATTGCCGGCGCTCGCCTGTTTAATCTGCAAAGTAAAAAAAGAGCCTGGATAGTCGGCAAAGAACATTACGATCTCGGTAATGATCTGTTCAGCCGGATGCTCGATCCGCTGATGCAGTACTCCTGTGCATACTGGAAAAAAGCCACCACGCTTGAAGAAGCCCAGCAGGACAAACTGGATTTGATCTGCCAGAAACTGCAACTGAAACCGGGCATGCGTGTGCTGGATATCGGCTGCGGCTGGGGTGGTCTGGCGTATTACATGGCGAAAAATTACGGCGTCAGCGTCGTGGGCGTGACGATTTCTGCGGAACAGCAAAAAATGGCGCAACAGCGCTGCGAAGGGCTGGACGTTGATATTCGTCTCCAGGACTATCGAGACCTGAACGATCAGTTTGACCGCATTGTTTCCGTCGGCATGTTTGAGCACGTGGGTCCCAAAAACTACCACACCTACTTCGAGGTGGCCGACCGTAATCTTAAGCCTGACGGTATTTTCCTGCTGCACACCATCGGTTCGAAGAAAACTGATCATAACGTTGACCCGTGGATCAACAAATACATCTTCCCGAACGGCTGCCTGCCATCTGTTCGCCAGATTGCCGACGCCAGCGAGCGGCATTTCATTATGGAAGACTGGCACAATTTTGGCGCCGACTATGACACCACGCTGATGGCCTGGCACGAGCGTTTTCTTGCCAGTTGGCCAGAAATTGCAGATAACTACTCTGACCGCTTCAAACGGATGTTCAGTTATTATCTGAATGCCTGCGCCGGTGCGTTCCGCGCCCGTGACATTCACCTCTGGCAGGTGGTGTTCTCACGCGGTATCGATCACGGCCTTCGCGTCGCCCGTTAA
- a CDS encoding riboflavin synthase subunit alpha produces the protein MFTGIVQGTAKVVSVDEKPNFRTHVVEMPEHMLEGLETGASVAHNGCCLTVTEIDGNRISFDLMKETLRITNLGQVKEGDVVNVERAAKFSDEIGGHLMSGHIMTTADITKILTSENNRQIWFKPQDPALMKYILYKGFIGIDGISLTVGEVTATRFCVHLIPETLQRTTLGKKKLGARVNIEIDPQTQAVVDTVERVLAAKEAALQIAADE, from the coding sequence ATGTTTACTGGTATTGTGCAGGGCACGGCGAAAGTTGTGTCTGTTGATGAAAAACCGAATTTTCGTACCCACGTGGTTGAAATGCCTGAGCATATGCTTGAGGGGCTCGAAACCGGGGCATCAGTCGCGCACAACGGCTGCTGCCTGACCGTTACCGAAATCGACGGCAATCGCATCAGTTTCGACTTAATGAAAGAGACGCTGCGCATCACCAACCTGGGGCAGGTGAAAGAAGGCGATGTGGTGAATGTTGAGCGTGCTGCTAAATTCAGTGACGAGATTGGCGGTCATTTGATGTCCGGCCATATTATGACCACCGCCGACATCACCAAAATCCTTACCTCGGAAAATAACCGCCAGATTTGGTTTAAGCCGCAGGATCCGGCGCTGATGAAATATATCCTCTACAAAGGATTCATCGGCATTGATGGTATCAGCCTGACGGTAGGTGAAGTGACCGCCACGCGTTTTTGCGTGCATTTAATTCCGGAAACGCTGCAACGCACCACGCTTGGCAAGAAAAAGCTCGGTGCGCGGGTTAACATTGAAATCGACCCGCAGACGCAGGCAGTGGTGGATACCGTCGAACGCGTCCTCGCGGCAAAAGAGGCGGCGCTACAGATAGCGGCAGATGAATAA
- the mdtK gene encoding MdtK family multidrug efflux MATE transporter: MQKYVSEARQLLALAIPVILAQIAQTAMGFVDTVMAGGYSATDMAAVAIGTSIWLPAILFGHGLLLALTPVIAQLNGSGRRDRIAHQVRQGFWLAGGVSILIMIVLWNAGYIIRSMHNIDPALADKAVGYLRALLWGAPGYLCFQVARNQCEGLAKTKPGMVMGFIGLLVNIPVNYIFIYGHFGMPELGGVGCGVATAAVYWVMFFCMLTFVRNARSLRDIRLVEGSAKPDSEVLKRLIQLGLPIALALFFEVTLFAVVALLVSPLGIIDVAGHQIALNFSSLMFVLPMSLAAAVTIRVGFRLGQGSTLDAQVSAWTGLGVGVCMAVLTAIFTVTLRTHIALLYNDNPAVVLLASQLMMLAALYQISDSIQVIGSGILRGYKDTRSIFFITFTAYWVLGLPSGYILGLTDLVVPRMGPAGFWWGFIIGLTSAAIMIMLRMRFLQHQPSSAILHRAAR; this comes from the coding sequence GTGCAGAAGTATGTTAGTGAAGCGCGTCAGTTATTAGCACTGGCAATACCGGTGATCCTTGCGCAGATCGCCCAGACCGCAATGGGGTTTGTTGATACCGTGATGGCCGGTGGATACAGCGCAACCGACATGGCCGCCGTCGCCATCGGTACCTCCATCTGGTTACCGGCTATTCTGTTCGGCCACGGGTTGCTGCTGGCTCTGACGCCGGTCATCGCGCAGCTCAACGGTTCTGGTCGCCGCGATCGCATCGCGCATCAGGTTCGACAGGGTTTCTGGCTGGCGGGCGGCGTATCCATTTTGATTATGATCGTGCTGTGGAACGCGGGCTATATCATCCGTTCCATGCATAACATCGATCCGGCGCTGGCGGACAAAGCCGTCGGCTATCTGCGCGCCCTGCTGTGGGGTGCGCCGGGTTATCTGTGCTTTCAGGTGGCGCGTAACCAGTGCGAAGGGCTGGCAAAAACCAAACCCGGCATGGTGATGGGTTTTATTGGTTTGCTGGTTAACATTCCGGTCAACTACATCTTTATTTATGGTCATTTCGGCATGCCGGAACTGGGCGGCGTGGGCTGTGGCGTCGCGACGGCAGCGGTGTACTGGGTGATGTTCTTCTGTATGCTGACCTTCGTCAGAAACGCCCGCTCCCTACGCGATATTCGCCTTGTGGAAGGTAGCGCGAAACCGGACAGCGAAGTGCTGAAACGGCTGATCCAACTGGGTCTGCCGATTGCGCTGGCGCTGTTCTTTGAAGTAACGCTGTTTGCCGTGGTGGCGCTGCTGGTCTCGCCGCTGGGGATCATTGACGTCGCCGGGCACCAGATCGCGCTGAACTTCAGTTCGCTGATGTTCGTATTGCCGATGTCGCTCGCCGCGGCAGTGACCATTCGTGTGGGCTTTCGTCTCGGACAGGGTTCGACGCTGGATGCACAGGTTTCGGCGTGGACGGGCCTCGGCGTTGGGGTGTGTATGGCGGTGCTGACGGCGATTTTCACCGTCACCCTGCGTACGCACATCGCCCTGCTCTATAACGATAATCCGGCGGTTGTCCTGCTTGCCTCTCAGTTGATGATGCTGGCGGCGCTGTATCAGATATCCGATTCTATCCAGGTGATCGGCAGCGGTATTCTGCGTGGTTATAAAGATACCCGCTCCATTTTCTTTATTACTTTTACCGCTTACTGGGTACTTGGGCTGCCGAGCGGCTATATTCTCGGGCTGACCGACCTGGTGGTACCGCGTATGGGACCGGCAGGATTCTGGTGGGGCTTTATCATCGGCCTGACCTCAGCGGCCATTATGATCATGCTGCGGATGCGCTTCCTGCAGCACCAGCCGTCGAGCGCGATTTTGCACCGCGCGGCGCGGTAA
- a CDS encoding MBL fold metallo-hydrolase: protein MTILCKTCGTSYDDSDEIIAHCKACEDERQFVPASGQAWITPEAVTATHSNKWQQHEENLLSIKTVPAFAINQRAFVLRTPHGNVLWDCIANLDTATELLINALGGIRAIAISHPHYYTTMQDWAETFSAPIWLHASDREWIMRDSTAIRLWEGDSMELLPSVRLLRLGGHFAGGTVLHWTEGDGVLLAGDILQVTPGRAAVSFMWSYPNMLPLPAVTVENILHRLDDVKFERLYGAFEGQNMIGQAHDKVIRSGQKYIDCLKQERA from the coding sequence ATGACTATTTTGTGTAAAACCTGCGGTACCTCGTATGACGACAGTGACGAGATCATCGCACATTGCAAAGCCTGTGAAGATGAACGGCAGTTTGTACCCGCCAGCGGACAGGCGTGGATAACCCCGGAGGCGGTCACTGCCACGCACAGTAATAAATGGCAACAGCATGAAGAAAATCTGTTAAGCATCAAAACGGTACCTGCGTTTGCTATCAATCAGCGAGCATTTGTGCTGCGAACGCCGCACGGCAATGTGCTGTGGGACTGCATTGCCAACCTCGATACGGCAACGGAGTTGCTGATTAACGCGCTGGGCGGTATCCGCGCGATCGCGATTTCGCATCCTCACTATTACACCACCATGCAGGACTGGGCAGAGACGTTTAGTGCGCCCATCTGGCTGCACGCCAGCGACAGGGAATGGATTATGCGCGACAGTACGGCGATTCGGTTATGGGAAGGCGACAGTATGGAGTTGTTGCCGTCTGTCCGGTTGTTGCGTCTGGGCGGTCATTTTGCCGGAGGGACCGTGCTGCACTGGACGGAAGGTGACGGTGTACTGCTCGCCGGGGATATTTTGCAGGTGACGCCCGGCAGAGCTGCAGTCTCGTTTATGTGGAGCTACCCGAACATGTTGCCGCTGCCGGCAGTGACGGTTGAAAACATCCTGCATCGACTGGACGATGTTAAATTTGAACGGCTGTATGGCGCATTTGAAGGGCAGAATATGATCGGGCAGGCGCATGACAAAGTCATTCGGTCAGGGCAAAAATATATCGATTGTCTGAAACAGGAACGGGCGTGA